From the genome of Candidatus Hydrogenedentota bacterium, one region includes:
- a CDS encoding serine hydrolase, which produces MKRWKRAAVIALAIILLLPALLLSGGLSWLVWGSRDLGAGYCAKILATGVFVLGRTPESMRENELYFVPRLGYELDAGAKTVTAWIFPSAKRAAVYREGLGVALSLDGDTRALQAQARPATEPAPDSLKDRPWPMGDAPSGLPMPDGYDGAALSAAVDAIFAEPNRLLTRNTRAVVVAYRDEIVAEKYAPGFGPEQRQAGWSMAKSVFHALFGIAVRDGKLNIADPVPVPAWRAPGDPRGGVTLDMLLRMRGGIDYSDFDFNGRPKLGELLFGNSGAAEYFMAQPLAHPPGTRFAYASGSTNLLSWVLRRAYGDDAYYALPQKELFGKLGMRSACFEADAAGTLIGSSYFFATPRDFVRFGLLYQNDGVWMGERILPEGWVAYGRTPSPGGPDHYGAHWWMPGTDDRARAAARGICIPEDAFMAAGYEGQKLLVIPSMKLVLLRLGLCYFSDFPHDELYNVLQAFPEGRMAAAPAG; this is translated from the coding sequence ATGAAACGCTGGAAACGCGCCGCAGTCATCGCCCTGGCAATCATCCTTCTGCTGCCCGCCCTGCTCCTGTCTGGCGGGCTTTCTTGGCTGGTCTGGGGGTCGCGCGACCTTGGCGCGGGCTACTGCGCCAAGATTCTCGCCACCGGTGTCTTTGTGCTCGGGCGCACCCCGGAATCCATGCGGGAAAATGAACTCTACTTCGTGCCCCGCCTCGGCTATGAACTCGACGCCGGCGCCAAAACCGTCACCGCGTGGATATTCCCCTCGGCCAAACGCGCCGCCGTTTACCGCGAGGGCCTTGGGGTCGCCCTCTCCCTGGACGGGGACACACGCGCGCTCCAAGCGCAGGCGCGGCCCGCAACGGAACCCGCCCCCGACTCCCTGAAAGACCGGCCCTGGCCCATGGGCGACGCGCCCAGCGGCCTGCCCATGCCGGACGGTTACGACGGGGCCGCCCTCTCCGCCGCGGTGGACGCCATTTTCGCCGAACCCAACCGGCTGCTCACGCGCAACACCCGCGCCGTGGTGGTCGCCTACCGGGATGAAATCGTCGCCGAGAAATATGCCCCGGGTTTCGGGCCGGAACAGCGCCAGGCCGGATGGTCCATGGCGAAGAGCGTGTTCCATGCCCTGTTCGGCATCGCCGTGCGCGATGGAAAACTCAACATCGCCGACCCCGTTCCGGTCCCCGCGTGGCGCGCTCCGGGCGATCCGCGCGGAGGGGTCACACTGGACATGCTCCTGCGCATGCGCGGCGGGATTGACTACAGCGACTTTGACTTCAACGGACGTCCGAAACTGGGGGAACTGCTCTTCGGCAATTCCGGCGCCGCCGAGTATTTCATGGCCCAGCCGCTAGCGCATCCGCCCGGCACCCGTTTCGCCTATGCCAGCGGCTCGACCAACCTCCTGAGCTGGGTCCTGCGCCGGGCCTACGGCGATGACGCCTACTACGCCCTCCCACAAAAGGAACTCTTCGGCAAACTCGGCATGCGCAGCGCCTGTTTCGAGGCAGACGCCGCAGGCACCCTGATTGGCTCCTCCTACTTTTTCGCGACCCCGCGCGATTTCGTGCGCTTTGGGCTGCTCTACCAGAATGACGGCGTCTGGATGGGTGAACGCATCCTGCCCGAAGGCTGGGTCGCCTATGGCCGCACACCCTCGCCGGGCGGTCCGGACCACTACGGCGCCCACTGGTGGATGCCCGGCACGGACGACCGCGCCAGGGCCGCAGCGCGGGGCATATGCATCCCGGAGGACGCGTTCATGGCCGCCGGCTATGAGGGCCAGAAACTGCTTGTCATCCCCTCCATGAAACTGGTCCTCCTCCGCCTCGGCCTGTGCTATTTCTCCGACTTCCCCCACGACGAACTGTACAACGTGCTTCAGGCCTTCCCCGAGGGGCGCATGGCCGCCGCCCCGGCGGGCTGA
- a CDS encoding type II toxin-antitoxin system HicB family antitoxin produces the protein MMQLQHTIKAVVRPGEQSGYVAECLEIPVVTQGATLDETVANLCEAVELHLEGEDLVEMGLAANPTVVITMELETVHA, from the coding sequence ATGATGCAGCTCCAGCATACAATCAAGGCGGTGGTTCGGCCCGGAGAACAGTCCGGGTATGTGGCTGAATGCCTTGAAATACCTGTTGTGACGCAGGGCGCGACGCTCGATGAGACAGTCGCCAACTTGTGTGAGGCCGTGGAACTTCATTTGGAGGGGGAAGACTTGGTGGAAATGGGTTTGGCTGCCAACCCCACGGTGGTCATCACGATGGAACTGGAAACCGTGCATGCCTAG
- a CDS encoding type II toxin-antitoxin system HicA family toxin, with protein MPSLRRMSGREVLDVFRSLGFEVVSQKGSHVKLRRTGPNGEQQTLTVPNHTELDTGTLRAIIRQATRHVTMDEIQRHFYR; from the coding sequence ATGCCTAGCCTTCGCCGCATGTCAGGGCGGGAAGTGCTGGATGTGTTCCGCTCATTGGGATTCGAGGTGGTGTCGCAAAAGGGAAGCCATGTGAAGTTGCGGAGGACCGGACCGAACGGGGAACAGCAGACACTTACCGTTCCAAACCACACTGAACTCGATACCGGAACGTTGCGCGCCATCATACGGCAGGCTACCCGCCACGTTACCATGGACGAAATTCAGCGGCATTTTTACCGTTGA